In Hymenobacter gelipurpurascens, one DNA window encodes the following:
- a CDS encoding LytR/AlgR family response regulator transcription factor — protein MTVLLLEDEYPAAERLQRLLGQAAPEAQVVAVLDSVAGALQWLDAHPAPDLILSDIQLADGLSLEVFEQTIVRSPVIFTTAYDAYAIRAFKANSVDYLLKPVKLAELQAALTKLREWRTAPQAPAAPLPEKDDTAHRLERLLDALPRPDRQYKTRFLVRSGEQLLPLPAAQVAWFQSRHETTTLAATDGRRFVVDYTLEQLESLLDPTQFFRINRQFIAQLPAVQRLHPHFNGKLLLDLQPAPSDEVLVSREKAAAVKSWLEG, from the coding sequence ATGACAGTTCTGCTACTCGAAGACGAATATCCGGCCGCCGAACGGCTGCAGCGCCTGCTAGGCCAAGCGGCACCCGAAGCGCAAGTGGTTGCCGTGCTCGATAGTGTAGCGGGCGCTCTGCAGTGGCTCGATGCCCACCCCGCGCCCGACCTAATTTTATCCGATATTCAGCTCGCCGACGGCCTCAGCCTCGAAGTATTCGAGCAAACTATAGTACGCAGCCCTGTCATCTTCACGACGGCCTACGACGCCTACGCCATCCGGGCTTTTAAAGCCAACAGCGTCGACTACCTCCTGAAACCCGTGAAACTGGCCGAGTTGCAGGCCGCCCTCACCAAGCTGCGGGAGTGGCGCACGGCTCCGCAAGCACCTGCCGCCCCTCTCCCCGAAAAGGACGATACGGCCCACCGCCTGGAGCGCCTGCTGGATGCGCTGCCCCGCCCCGACCGCCAATACAAAACCCGCTTCCTAGTGCGTAGCGGAGAACAGTTGTTGCCCCTGCCCGCCGCACAAGTGGCCTGGTTCCAGAGCCGCCACGAAACCACTACCCTCGCCGCCACCGACGGCCGCCGCTTCGTGGTCGACTACACCCTAGAGCAACTGGAAAGCCTGCTGGACCCCACGCAGTTCTTCCGGATCAACCGCCAGTTCATTGCCCAACTCCCTGCCGTGCAGCGCCTGCACCCGCATTTCAATGGCAAGCTGCTGCTGGACCTGCAGCCCGCCCCCAGTGACGAGGTGCTGGTAAGCCGGGAGAAAGCCGCGGCGGTGAAGAGCTGGTTGGAAGGGTGA
- a CDS encoding sensor histidine kinase — protein MLESVAASSPTMLAEATQPAPKYSAADLGKHYPHRRWMVMLGLMLVMSVGLTFLFCRDCKIWSEDFLVTFGYNFCYTTGLWLANGYPNEWLNRRVDWTVQPIRRFLITLAFSLVMSVLVILLVTGGFLVFYHHRPLSSLTWRPFVVPLLITVVVSLFLHSRSFLLGWREAAIQAERLQKENAQAQADSLRRQLDPHFLFNSLNALTSLVEENDPARASRFIRQLSQVYRYVLDSQEQEVVPLAEEIRFAEAYLFLQRTRLGEGVQVEMHLPPATELETLLVPPLALQLLLENALKHNATSQRDPLHISIRLDAPARTLVVRNTRRPRRLAEGESMGLGLNNLKARYAFLTTQPVSVEQTDTEFSVTLPVLELR, from the coding sequence ATGCTTGAATCTGTTGCAGCCTCGTCGCCTACTATGCTTGCCGAAGCCACTCAACCCGCGCCGAAGTACTCCGCTGCCGATCTGGGCAAACACTACCCGCACCGACGCTGGATGGTGATGTTGGGCCTGATGCTGGTTATGTCTGTGGGCCTGACATTCCTGTTTTGCCGGGACTGCAAGATCTGGAGCGAGGATTTTCTGGTCACATTTGGCTACAACTTCTGCTACACCACTGGCCTATGGCTGGCCAATGGCTACCCCAACGAATGGCTTAACCGCCGCGTCGATTGGACGGTGCAGCCCATCCGACGCTTTCTCATCACGCTGGCATTCTCGCTGGTGATGTCGGTGCTGGTTATTCTGCTGGTTACGGGCGGCTTCCTGGTATTTTATCATCACCGGCCGCTCAGCTCGCTTACGTGGCGGCCGTTTGTGGTGCCGCTGCTCATTACGGTGGTGGTGTCGTTGTTTCTGCACAGCCGCTCGTTTTTGCTGGGGTGGCGCGAAGCGGCTATTCAGGCCGAGCGCCTGCAGAAGGAAAATGCCCAGGCCCAGGCCGACAGCCTGCGCCGACAACTCGACCCGCATTTCCTGTTCAATTCCCTGAATGCCCTGACCTCGTTGGTGGAAGAAAACGACCCAGCCCGCGCCTCTCGCTTTATCCGGCAGCTCAGCCAGGTGTACCGCTACGTGCTCGATAGCCAGGAGCAGGAAGTGGTGCCGCTGGCCGAGGAAATTCGCTTTGCAGAGGCCTATCTGTTTTTGCAGCGCACCCGCCTGGGCGAAGGGGTGCAGGTAGAAATGCACCTGCCGCCCGCCACCGAGCTGGAAACGCTACTGGTGCCACCGCTGGCCCTCCAGTTACTGCTCGAAAATGCCCTCAAGCACAACGCCACTTCCCAGCGCGACCCGCTCCACATAAGTATCCGGCTGGATGCGCCGGCCCGAACCCTTGTGGTGCGTAACACCCGCCGCCCGCGCCGCCTCGCCGAGGGCGAATCCATGGGCCTGGGCCTCAACAACCTCAAGGCCCGCTATGCCTTCCTCACCACTCAGCCGGTGTCGGTAGAACAAACCGATACCGAGTTCAGCGTGACGCTGCCCGTGCTGGAATTGCGGTAG
- a CDS encoding pirin family protein, with translation MTPTGRRIFQVIDGNKKFVGDGFDVTSPMPGPRIRQLSPYLLIDHTGPMAVAPTDAPLGTPPHPHRGFETVTVVYEGHLAHRDTAGHSGTLGPTDVQWMTAGAGLLHEERHEKEFARRGGTLELLQLWVNLPKKDKLAPPRYQNIVGATIPAVPTPDGLGHIRVVAGTYGGATGPAETFSPITLLDVHLTQGATTTVHLPAEYNVGIYVVKGDILLHSDQAATTKQLVVFGWDSPNIQVTATTDAVLLVLAGAPIEEPLATYGPFVMNTNQELVQAIADFESGGMGAFPENE, from the coding sequence ATGACCCCTACCGGCCGCCGTATTTTTCAGGTGATTGATGGCAACAAGAAGTTTGTGGGTGATGGGTTTGATGTGACCAGCCCGATGCCCGGCCCCCGCATCCGCCAACTGAGCCCCTACCTGCTCATCGACCATACCGGCCCCATGGCCGTAGCCCCTACAGATGCGCCCCTGGGCACGCCGCCCCACCCCCATCGGGGCTTTGAAACCGTGACGGTGGTGTACGAGGGCCACTTGGCGCACCGCGATACCGCCGGCCACAGCGGCACCCTCGGCCCTACCGACGTGCAATGGATGACGGCTGGCGCGGGCCTGCTCCATGAGGAGCGCCACGAAAAGGAATTTGCCCGGCGCGGTGGCACCCTGGAGCTGCTGCAGCTCTGGGTAAATTTGCCCAAGAAAGACAAGCTGGCTCCTCCCCGCTACCAGAACATTGTGGGCGCCACCATCCCGGCCGTGCCCACGCCCGATGGCCTAGGCCACATCCGGGTAGTTGCGGGTACCTACGGGGGCGCCACCGGCCCCGCCGAAACCTTCTCGCCCATCACGCTGCTGGATGTGCACCTCACTCAAGGTGCCACCACCACCGTGCACCTTCCCGCCGAATACAACGTGGGGATTTACGTGGTGAAGGGTGATATTCTGCTCCACAGCGACCAGGCCGCCACCACCAAACAGCTAGTTGTGTTTGGCTGGGATTCGCCCAATATTCAGGTTACCGCTACTACTGATGCGGTTTTGCTGGTGCTGGCTGGCGCCCCCATTGAAGAGCCCCTGGCCACGTATGGCCCCTTCGTGATGAACACCAACCAGGAATTGGTGCAAGCCATTGCCGACTTTGAAAGCGGCGGCATGGGAGCTTTCCCGGAAAACGAATAG
- a CDS encoding sensor histidine kinase, translated as MPEPAALSPLHPLNDRRFVFIGVPVLALLVLLPRGLLHVRSWQELVVAWLISLVFTTAFWLSGRALWLGLFRRMPRVEQTARRLWWLAGTNTLTAMLVTLGLGNVAAWTQGGQLDAATFWFEFGLNMVPTVVVQLIYESRHFFQQWTENVRRAEQLQSAGVQSQLEALQSQLDPHFLFNNLNTLSALIEPENEPAQQFVEQLADVYRYVLLTRDKTTVPLAEELAFVDTFLALHKARFRDNLRVTTAVPSAALGHFVAPLSVQLLVENALKHNVASREHPLELRLSADTAAGYFTVENTLRPRTAGLAPGTGTGLRNVRHRYELLRAPRLVEVRSADGWFRVRLPLLSAS; from the coding sequence ATGCCTGAGCCTGCCGCGCTTTCGCCTCTTCACCCGCTCAACGACCGGCGGTTTGTGTTTATCGGGGTGCCCGTGCTGGCGCTGCTGGTACTGCTGCCGCGCGGGCTGCTGCATGTGCGTAGCTGGCAGGAGCTGGTGGTGGCGTGGCTGATATCCTTGGTATTTACTACGGCCTTTTGGCTGTCGGGGCGGGCGCTGTGGCTAGGCCTGTTCCGGCGCATGCCGCGGGTAGAGCAGACTGCCCGGCGGCTGTGGTGGCTGGCCGGCACCAACACGCTCACGGCCATGTTGGTCACGCTAGGCCTGGGCAATGTGGCGGCCTGGACGCAGGGCGGGCAGCTAGATGCGGCCACCTTCTGGTTTGAGTTTGGACTGAACATGGTGCCTACGGTGGTGGTACAGCTCATCTACGAAAGCCGCCACTTCTTTCAGCAATGGACCGAGAATGTGCGCCGGGCCGAGCAGCTTCAGAGTGCCGGCGTGCAAAGTCAGCTGGAAGCGCTGCAAAGTCAGCTAGATCCGCATTTCCTGTTCAATAACCTGAATACTCTTTCCGCCCTCATCGAGCCGGAGAACGAGCCCGCCCAACAGTTCGTGGAGCAACTCGCCGACGTGTACCGCTACGTGCTCCTGACCCGCGACAAAACCACCGTGCCGCTGGCCGAAGAGCTGGCTTTTGTGGATACGTTTCTGGCCCTGCACAAAGCCCGCTTCCGCGACAACCTGCGCGTAACTACCGCCGTGCCGTCCGCTGCGCTAGGCCACTTCGTAGCACCCTTAAGCGTGCAACTGCTGGTAGAAAACGCCCTGAAGCACAACGTGGCCTCGCGAGAGCACCCCCTGGAGCTGCGCCTCTCGGCCGATACCGCGGCAGGCTATTTCACCGTTGAAAATACGCTTCGGCCGCGCACGGCGGGCCTGGCACCCGGCACCGGAACTGGCCTACGCAACGTGCGCCACCGATACGAGTTGCTGCGGGCACCTAGGCTAGTAGAAGTCAGATCTGCAGACGGTTGGTTTCGGGTGCGGCTGCCGCTGCTGAGCGCCTCCTAG
- a CDS encoding DoxX family protein — MKPLLVLLLAFGVLAAGTYFLQGQADFVLAGNGAMSAMLVFTAIGHFAFTQGMMRMLPEFLPAKKALVYSTGVLELAAAVGMLLPEWRERTAYCLLAFFVLILPANIYAALGHLNYQTGTPDGPGPRYLWFRIPLQLLFMAWTWYFALYLPFVTTFYEWFFSPLMKASF, encoded by the coding sequence ATGAAACCACTACTCGTTCTTCTGCTTGCATTTGGTGTGCTGGCGGCCGGCACCTACTTCCTGCAGGGCCAGGCTGATTTTGTGCTGGCTGGCAATGGAGCTATGTCGGCCATGCTGGTGTTTACCGCCATCGGGCACTTTGCTTTTACCCAAGGCATGATGCGGATGCTCCCGGAATTTTTGCCCGCGAAGAAAGCTCTGGTGTACTCCACGGGGGTGCTGGAATTGGCCGCCGCGGTAGGCATGTTGCTACCCGAATGGCGTGAGCGAACTGCCTATTGTCTGCTGGCTTTCTTCGTGCTGATTTTGCCAGCCAACATTTACGCGGCGCTAGGCCACCTCAACTACCAAACCGGCACGCCCGATGGCCCAGGCCCACGCTACCTCTGGTTCCGGATTCCGCTGCAGCTGCTTTTTATGGCCTGGACGTGGTATTTTGCCCTATATCTGCCGTTCGTGACAACATTTTACGAATGGTTTTTCAGCCCTCTAATGAAGGCCAGTTTCTAG
- a CDS encoding TonB-dependent receptor, with the protein MKRLLLLTLLFLTPALGLLAQIPTTVSGTIRDAAGQALPGVNVFLKTTFDGASTDSLGHFRFETAQPAGSYVLQASLLGFVTVERPVTLNQEPLRLELVLKSTPHALSSVVITAGAFEASDEHRSAALNTRDVQTTAGALADVSAAFNTLPGTTRVGEDGMLFVRGGAASETKIYLDGLPVQNPYNATVAAVPARGRFSPSLFKGTVFSTGGYSALYGQALSGVLLLNSTDLAPETQTGVSVSSVFVGASRTKRWERTSLDATLDYTNLTPYQHLLPQNVTWFQSPRGVNSSVGLRHRTGQAGMLKVYGTWSQQQLRIGQPSPEPAGTQRVALRSTNGYLNTTFRSPLRHGWSLQSGLGLSRDDQHLAPDAVRLRTLEQAAIARVVLINDSAAARWNVKVGAEVLAQKVVQQVQPDAAVATTYTPSFVERRVAGFVESDFQLSDRLAGRLGGRAEYSALLGHWNAAPRLALAYQTTENSSLSGAYGRFYQTPDNSLLLVQPNLRFEQATHSVLTYQYTHDRQLLQIEAYSKTYRHLTRFDGQQVRDAAAYNNGGSGYARGLDILWRDRKTVKNLEYYISYGFLDTKRQYRQDPVAAVPTFAARHNVSVVGKYWVQSLHMLLGATVSYGSPRRYHDLNAPEQGYNQGQLPTYQDLSLNASYITRLFGQYTVVHLAANNVLGRQNVYGYRYASQTGLDGTYNRVAITPTAPRMVFLGVFISINKNRAADVNERPE; encoded by the coding sequence ATGAAACGTCTGCTACTCCTCACTCTGCTGTTCCTGACCCCGGCTCTAGGCCTGTTGGCTCAAATTCCTACCACCGTCAGCGGCACCATCCGCGATGCGGCGGGGCAGGCGCTGCCGGGCGTAAACGTGTTTCTTAAAACCACCTTCGATGGAGCCAGCACAGACTCGCTAGGCCACTTCCGGTTCGAGACTGCGCAGCCTGCGGGCAGCTACGTGTTGCAAGCCAGTCTGCTGGGATTTGTGACGGTAGAGCGGCCCGTAACGCTGAACCAGGAGCCGTTACGGCTGGAATTGGTGCTGAAAAGCACACCCCACGCCCTGAGCTCTGTGGTGATTACGGCTGGCGCATTCGAGGCCAGCGACGAGCACCGCAGCGCCGCCCTCAATACCCGTGACGTGCAAACCACCGCCGGCGCCCTGGCCGACGTGTCGGCGGCGTTTAACACGCTGCCGGGCACCACGCGGGTAGGGGAGGATGGCATGCTTTTCGTGCGGGGCGGGGCTGCTTCCGAAACCAAAATCTACCTCGATGGGCTGCCTGTGCAGAACCCCTACAACGCTACTGTGGCGGCGGTGCCCGCGCGGGGCCGGTTTTCGCCTTCGCTGTTCAAAGGCACAGTGTTCAGCACGGGCGGCTACTCTGCCTTGTATGGGCAGGCGCTATCAGGCGTGCTGCTGCTGAACTCCACTGATCTGGCCCCCGAAACTCAAACCGGCGTTTCTGTGAGTTCCGTGTTTGTGGGTGCCTCCCGCACTAAGCGCTGGGAGCGGACGTCCCTTGATGCCACCCTCGACTACACCAACCTCACACCCTACCAGCACCTGCTGCCCCAGAACGTGACGTGGTTTCAGTCGCCTAGGGGAGTGAATTCCTCGGTGGGGTTGCGCCACCGCACCGGGCAGGCGGGCATGCTGAAAGTGTATGGTACATGGAGCCAGCAGCAGCTCCGCATCGGACAGCCGAGCCCCGAGCCGGCCGGCACCCAGCGCGTGGCTCTGCGCAGCACCAATGGCTACCTCAACACCACTTTCCGAAGCCCTTTGCGCCACGGTTGGAGCTTGCAGAGTGGCCTAGGCCTGAGCCGCGACGACCAGCACCTCGCTCCCGACGCCGTGCGCCTTCGCACCCTGGAGCAGGCCGCTATTGCCCGCGTTGTACTCATCAACGACTCCGCTGCGGCGCGCTGGAATGTGAAAGTGGGCGCTGAGGTGCTGGCCCAGAAAGTCGTGCAGCAGGTGCAGCCCGATGCCGCAGTAGCTACCACCTACACTCCGTCGTTTGTGGAGCGCCGCGTAGCGGGCTTCGTGGAAAGCGACTTCCAGCTCTCCGACCGGCTGGCGGGCCGCCTGGGCGGGCGCGCCGAATACTCGGCGCTGCTAGGCCACTGGAACGCCGCCCCGCGCCTCGCTCTGGCTTACCAGACCACCGAAAACAGCTCCCTCTCCGGCGCCTACGGCCGCTTCTACCAAACGCCCGACAACAGCCTGCTGCTGGTGCAGCCTAACCTGCGCTTCGAGCAAGCCACGCACTCGGTGCTTACCTACCAATACACCCACGACCGGCAGCTGTTGCAGATAGAGGCCTACAGCAAAACCTACCGCCACCTCACCCGCTTCGATGGTCAGCAGGTGCGGGATGCCGCGGCCTACAACAACGGTGGCTCCGGCTACGCCCGCGGCCTAGATATCCTGTGGCGCGACCGGAAAACCGTCAAGAATCTGGAGTACTACATCAGCTACGGTTTCCTGGATACCAAGCGCCAATACCGCCAGGACCCCGTGGCGGCCGTGCCCACGTTTGCGGCGCGCCATAATGTGTCGGTGGTGGGGAAATACTGGGTGCAGAGCCTGCACATGCTGCTGGGTGCCACCGTCAGCTACGGCAGCCCCCGCCGCTACCACGACCTGAACGCACCTGAACAAGGCTACAACCAGGGCCAGCTGCCCACTTATCAGGATCTGAGCCTGAATGCCAGCTACATCACCCGTCTGTTTGGGCAGTACACCGTGGTGCACCTGGCCGCCAACAACGTGCTGGGCCGCCAGAATGTGTACGGCTACCGCTACGCCAGCCAGACTGGCCTAGACGGCACCTACAACCGCGTGGCCATCACGCCCACTGCCCCACGCATGGTGTTTCTGGGCGTGTTCATCTCCATCAATAAGAACCGCGCTGCCGACGTGAATGAGCGGCCGGAGTAG
- a CDS encoding Gfo/Idh/MocA family protein — protein MISPDPIRSAASRREFMRHLSLGLGATLVGTSALGAPLSWLEELSYGPASVEALQSGRQLGVALVGLGKYSTGQLAPALQETKLCKLAGIVTGTPSKAAQWKKQYNIPDKNIYDYQTFDRIADNPDIDIIYIVLPVGLHAEYVERAARAGKHVICEKPMAPTAEECRRMLAAMQKAGKKFSIGYRLHFEPHHQEMMRLGQQQAYGPITKLVADNGFRFGNDTPWRVNKKLAGGGPLMDMGIYCVQGVIYTKGQLPVSVTAKLAPNPDPKGLFKEVEAGVNWQMQFADGAVADCRTSYAENLNSRLRAEASKGFLELQPAFGYGGLAGRTSKGPMNLPNVPQQGRQMDDFADCVLNNKPTRVPGEMGLRDVQILQAIYRAAETGQKVSTKEIQQVLDKTNSR, from the coding sequence ATGATTTCTCCTGATCCTATTCGTTCTGCTGCTTCCCGCCGGGAGTTTATGCGCCACCTTTCACTTGGCCTGGGCGCTACGCTGGTGGGCACCTCCGCGCTGGGCGCGCCTCTATCATGGCTGGAGGAACTCAGTTACGGGCCCGCCAGCGTGGAAGCTCTGCAAAGCGGCCGGCAGCTGGGCGTGGCACTGGTAGGCCTGGGCAAATACAGCACGGGACAGCTGGCCCCGGCACTGCAGGAAACCAAACTCTGCAAGCTGGCAGGCATCGTGACGGGCACACCCAGCAAAGCCGCGCAGTGGAAAAAGCAGTACAACATCCCCGACAAGAACATCTACGACTACCAGACCTTCGACCGGATTGCCGATAACCCCGACATCGACATTATCTACATTGTGCTGCCCGTAGGCCTGCACGCCGAGTACGTGGAGCGGGCTGCGCGGGCTGGCAAGCACGTCATCTGCGAGAAGCCCATGGCCCCTACCGCCGAGGAGTGCCGCCGCATGCTCGCGGCTATGCAGAAGGCCGGCAAAAAATTCAGCATCGGCTACCGGCTGCACTTCGAGCCCCACCATCAGGAAATGATGCGCCTGGGCCAGCAACAGGCCTACGGGCCCATCACGAAGCTGGTAGCCGACAACGGGTTCCGCTTTGGCAACGACACGCCCTGGCGAGTGAACAAGAAGCTGGCCGGCGGCGGGCCGCTCATGGATATGGGTATTTACTGCGTGCAGGGCGTGATTTACACCAAAGGCCAGCTGCCGGTTTCCGTCACGGCTAAGCTCGCGCCCAACCCCGACCCCAAGGGATTGTTCAAGGAAGTGGAAGCCGGCGTAAACTGGCAGATGCAGTTTGCCGACGGTGCCGTGGCCGACTGTCGCACCAGCTACGCCGAAAATCTCAACAGCCGCCTGCGCGCCGAAGCCAGCAAGGGCTTCTTGGAGTTGCAGCCCGCCTTCGGGTACGGTGGCCTAGCAGGGCGCACCAGCAAAGGCCCCATGAACCTGCCCAACGTGCCGCAGCAAGGCCGCCAGATGGACGACTTCGCCGACTGCGTGCTGAACAACAAGCCTACCCGCGTGCCCGGCGAAATGGGCCTGCGCGACGTCCAGATTCTGCAGGCCATTTACCGCGCCGCCGAAACCGGCCAGAAGGTTTCTACCAAGGAAATTCAGCAGGTGCTGGACAAAACGAACAGCCGCTAG
- a CDS encoding glycine zipper domain-containing protein: MRTLRFAFVAAACFLFSDCSTSKGTGTVVGGAGGAVVGGAIGGTPGAIIGGAAGAVGGRAIGKQRDKKRAEREARRNQ, from the coding sequence ATGAGAACCCTACGATTTGCTTTCGTGGCTGCGGCCTGCTTTTTATTCTCCGATTGCAGCACCAGTAAAGGAACGGGCACCGTGGTTGGTGGTGCCGGTGGTGCCGTAGTTGGCGGAGCCATTGGCGGCACCCCCGGAGCTATTATTGGTGGAGCGGCAGGTGCCGTAGGCGGCCGGGCCATTGGCAAACAGCGCGACAAGAAGCGCGCCGAGCGCGAAGCTCGTCGTAACCAATAG
- a CDS encoding LytR/AlgR family response regulator transcription factor translates to MASTATLRALIIEDEPLAARRLAELLRKQPVPVEVVGKAESVAEAEALLQAVRPAPDVLFLDIHLADGLSFELFERLEITSPVIFTTAYDKYALRAFKVNSVDYLLKPIDPEELTAALAKLQRQREAATPAFDANLLAQVLRQAQPAKEYKSRFVVRVGEHLKAIPVEQIAYFASLEKVTLLHTREGRKFVVDYTLEQLEGILDPTEFFRLNRAYLTHAEAIHDIIHYTNSRLQTILKPTAPDNDTVLVSREKVAAFKAWLDK, encoded by the coding sequence ATGGCCTCAACCGCTACCCTTCGGGCCCTGATTATTGAAGATGAGCCGCTGGCTGCGCGTCGCTTGGCGGAGCTGCTACGCAAGCAGCCGGTGCCGGTAGAGGTAGTGGGCAAGGCGGAGTCGGTGGCCGAGGCGGAGGCATTGTTACAGGCAGTGCGGCCGGCACCGGATGTGCTGTTTCTGGACATCCATCTGGCCGATGGGCTGAGCTTCGAGCTGTTTGAACGCCTCGAAATCACCAGCCCCGTCATCTTCACCACGGCTTATGATAAGTATGCGCTGCGGGCCTTTAAAGTGAACAGCGTCGACTATCTGCTCAAGCCCATTGACCCCGAGGAGCTGACGGCAGCCCTGGCTAAGCTGCAGCGCCAGCGCGAAGCTGCAACCCCCGCCTTCGATGCGAACCTGCTGGCCCAGGTGCTGCGCCAGGCCCAGCCGGCCAAGGAGTATAAGTCGAGGTTTGTGGTACGGGTAGGGGAGCACCTGAAGGCCATTCCGGTAGAGCAAATTGCGTACTTCGCCAGCCTCGAAAAGGTGACGCTACTGCACACTCGTGAAGGCCGCAAGTTCGTGGTGGACTACACGCTAGAACAACTCGAAGGCATACTCGACCCGACAGAGTTCTTCCGCCTCAACCGCGCCTACCTGACCCACGCCGAGGCCATTCACGACATCATCCACTACACCAACTCCCGCCTCCAAACCATCCTCAAGCCCACCGCCCCGGACAACGACACCGTGCTGGTGAGTCGGGAGAAGGTAGCTGCGTTTAAGGCGTGGCTGGATAAATAA
- a CDS encoding aldo/keto reductase, which yields MLTRLIPATQELLPAVGLGTWQTFDVNDTTAFPPLRQTLQTLHAAGSTLIDSSPMYGRSEEVVGDITATLDAQNSFFYATKVWTQGRDAGIRQMEASLRKLRRNSLDLMQIHNLVDWKTHLPTLRDWRAAGKIRYIGITHYTDAMHTELERVLTTEPIDFVQFNYSILDRHAEKRLLSAAANRGVATLINRPFTEGSLLARVRHQPLPGWAQELDIASWPEFLLKFIVSHPSVTCVIPGTSNPAHLADNLRAGEGPLPDVATREKMAAYVRAL from the coding sequence ATGCTTACTCGCCTGATTCCGGCCACGCAAGAACTACTGCCCGCCGTAGGCCTGGGCACCTGGCAAACCTTCGACGTAAACGATACCACCGCTTTTCCGCCCCTGCGTCAGACCCTGCAAACCTTGCACGCGGCCGGCAGCACCCTCATCGATTCGTCGCCGATGTATGGCCGCTCAGAAGAAGTGGTGGGAGATATTACGGCTACGCTAGATGCGCAGAACAGCTTTTTCTACGCGACCAAAGTCTGGACGCAGGGGCGCGATGCCGGCATCCGGCAGATGGAGGCCTCGCTGCGCAAGCTCCGCCGCAACTCGCTGGATCTGATGCAGATTCATAACCTGGTGGACTGGAAAACTCATCTACCCACCTTGCGCGACTGGCGAGCAGCCGGCAAGATCCGCTACATCGGCATCACGCACTACACCGATGCCATGCACACGGAGCTGGAGCGCGTGCTGACCACAGAACCCATCGACTTTGTACAGTTCAACTACTCCATCCTGGACCGCCACGCCGAGAAACGCCTGCTCTCTGCCGCCGCCAACCGGGGCGTGGCCACCCTCATCAACCGGCCGTTTACGGAGGGCAGTCTGCTGGCCCGAGTGCGTCATCAGCCGTTGCCCGGTTGGGCGCAGGAGCTAGACATAGCGAGCTGGCCCGAGTTTCTACTGAAGTTCATCGTTTCCCACCCGTCAGTTACGTGCGTGATTCCGGGTACCAGCAATCCGGCACACCTTGCCGATAACCTACGGGCCGGTGAAGGCCCGTTGCCGGATGTGGCCACCCGCGAGAAAATGGCGGCGTATGTACGGGCATTATAA
- a CDS encoding HAD family hydrolase, whose protein sequence is MKAFLFDLNGTMIHDMDYHTSAWQHVLQTELGAQFSWEELKPQMYGKNNEVLMRLFGPEKFSEPEMECLSIIKEARYQEEFLPHLQLLPGLAEFLKQANERGILLAIGSAAIPFNIDFVLDNLHIRHYFQAIVSADDVTLSKPHPETFLKAAEQLGVAPRECLVFEDVPKGAEAAQRAGMQTVILTTTHQVEEFTHLHNVVHFAPDFTDPFMQRLL, encoded by the coding sequence ATGAAAGCCTTCCTTTTTGACCTCAATGGTACCATGATTCATGACATGGATTACCACACCAGCGCCTGGCAGCACGTGCTGCAAACGGAGCTGGGCGCCCAGTTTAGCTGGGAGGAGCTAAAGCCACAGATGTACGGCAAAAATAATGAGGTATTGATGCGCCTTTTCGGGCCGGAGAAATTCAGTGAGCCGGAGATGGAGTGCCTTTCCATTATCAAGGAGGCCCGGTATCAGGAGGAATTTCTACCGCATCTGCAGCTCCTGCCTGGCCTAGCGGAGTTTCTGAAGCAGGCGAATGAGCGCGGCATCCTGCTGGCCATTGGCTCGGCGGCCATTCCATTCAATATTGATTTCGTGCTCGACAATCTGCACATCCGGCACTACTTCCAGGCCATCGTCAGCGCCGATGACGTGACGCTGAGCAAGCCCCACCCCGAAACGTTCCTGAAGGCGGCCGAACAGCTTGGTGTAGCGCCCCGCGAGTGCCTGGTGTTTGAGGATGTCCCCAAAGGGGCCGAAGCGGCCCAACGTGCCGGTATGCAAACCGTTATTCTCACTACCACCCACCAAGTGGAGGAATTTACCCACCTGCACAACGTGGTACACTTCGCTCCTGATTTCACCGATCCGTTTATGCAACGCCTTTTGTAA